In Agromyces sp. Leaf222, the genomic window GCCGCGACGACCAACGTCATGGCCGCCCCCGGCAACCACGAGTACTCGGGCGACAAGCTCCTGAAGTCGTGGAAGGCGAACTTCGAGTACCCGCACAACAACCCGACGACCGAGACCGTCGGCGCCCTCGCCGACCTCGCCGACGGTGACACCGACGTCGCGAAGCAGTACGCCGCATACTTCGCGCACTGGACCCAGTTCGCCACCGAGACGGTGTACTTCACCGACTACCAGGGCGTGCGCTTCATCACGCTGAACGCGACCCGGGACGCGACGTTCCTGACGCCCGACAACCTCCCGGCCTGCGCCGGCGCCGACTGCCCGTCGACGAAGCTCTCGTCGCTCTGGCCCGAGTTCCAGGCGGCATGGCTCGACCACGTGCTCGAGCAGAGCCCGTCGAAGTGGAACGTCGTGACCTTCCACCAGCCGGTCTACTCGGCCTCCGAAGGCCGCAACGAGCCCGAGCTGCGCAAGTACTGGGTGCCCGTGTTCCAGAAGCACGACATCGACCTCGTCATGATGGGCCACGACCACACCTACGCCCGTGGTTACAACAACGACGACGTCACTGAGACGGCCGGCATCACCGACGGCCCCGTCTACATCGTCTCCAACTCGGGCGCGAAGCACTACGAGCTCGAGACCGACGCGAAGAACGTCTGGACCAACAACAACGCCACCCAGGTGCTGCGCGGCGCCGGCGTCACGACCTACCAGGTCATCGACGTCTCGAACGACCAGCTGCACTACCGGTCGTACCTCGCGGAGAAGACGGCGGATGCCACCACCGACCTCCCGGTCGGCGCGGTGTACGACGAGTTCACCGTGACGAAGACGGATGCCGGCGAGAAGTGGGTCACCGAGGCGGGCGTCGAGCCGCCCGTCGAGGAGCCCGACACCACCCGCCCCGAGGTCTCGCTCGTCTCGCCGACCGTCGTCGGACCGTTCCGGGAGCTTTCGGTGCAGGTCGACGCGACCGACGACCGCGGCCTGCAGCGCATCGTCGCGAACATCTACCAGGACGGCAAGCTCGTCAAGAGCACGCAGTCCAAGGTCGAGGGCGGCGCGAAGGTCGGCTCGCACACGGCGAAGGTGGCGCTGGCCTCCGGCGACTACACCGTCAAGTACAACGCGCAGGACCTCGCCGGCAACATCTCCAAGACGAGCACCTTCGCGTTCACGATCGACGCCGTCAAGCCGACGGTCACCGTGAAGGACGGCGCCTCGTACACCGTCGCGAAGGGTGCGGGGTACTCGCTCGTCAGCTTCAAGCTGTACGACGCGGGCAAGATCGACCGCGTCGAGCTCAACGGCAAGGTCAAGGACCTCTCGAACAACGCCTGGTCCGACGTGAACTACGTCAAGCCCGGCGTGTTCGGTGCGGTCGCAGGGCTGAACACCCTCGTCGTCTACGACGTCGCCGGCAACGCGACGACGCAGACGTTCACGCTCGGCTGAGTTCGGGCGGGCGTCTGAACGGCCCATGAGAATCGCGGATGCCGCGGCAGCACGTGCTGCCGCGGCATCCGCCGTGTTCCGAGCGGGCGGGTCAGACCAGGGCGAGCAGGAGGCCCTGAATCAGGCTCACCACGGCGCCGAGCACCACGACCGCGCCGAGCGCCGTACCTGCGCCGGCGAGAGCCTTGGGCGCGTTCTTCTGCAGGAGCGCGAGGACGCCGATGACGAGCGCAGCCGCACCGAGCACGAACGCGATCGCGGTAGCGATCAACTGCACGGGCTGCAGCCCCGCGTAGCCCACCGAACTCAGCAGCAGGACGAAGACGAACTGCATGAGGAACTGGAGCAGGTTCGCCGCGGTCCCGGCGACGAACGACACCATGGCGAGCGGAGACGGGCGCGCGGGGGTCGGTGCGCCGACGGATGCGGACGAGGGGATGGATTCGGGGCTGGTCACCCCGAGATTCTGGCAGATGGCTCAGGCGGTCGGACCGTCGGCGCCGTGCAGGCCCACCACGAGCCGCGTGATGTCGCGCACGAGATCCAGCGGCAGGGGTTTGGAGTAGGGCAGGTTGACGGTGTCCTTCGCCGCCCGCCACGGCGCGATGCGCTCCTCGAGCTCGCCGTCGGTGTGCGGCACGGGGTAGAGGCCGATGTGGTGCTTCCAGCCCGCGAAATGCAGCCAGTAGCGGCCCCGGATCGAGACGCCCGGAATGTCGTAGCGGAGCTTCTCCTCGGCGTCGGGCAGCACGTCGTGGATCGCCGCACGCACCGCGGCGAGGCGCTCGGCGGGCTCGCCCTCGAACGTGGCGAGGTACTCGTCGACCGTGGTGGGCTTGGCGGGCTTGTCGTTCATGCGATGTCCTCCACTCGGAGTCCGCCGCGCCAGCCGGCGCCGACGGGAATGCGCTGCTCGGCGATGCGCCCGGTGCGGGCGAACTCGACCCAGGCCGAGCGCAGCGCGGCGCCCGCCTCGACGAGCGTGCCGGCCCCGTCGGGGTCGAGCAGGGCCGCACGCGACCAGGCGGCCTCGTTCGGGAACAGCAGCGGCAGCTCGATCGCGTGCGCGGCGCCGAGCGGGCTGCCATCGGGCCGACCGTCGAAGACGCCGACCTGCACCGAGGCGCCGGCCTGCGCGAGCAGCTTCGCGAACCGGCGGCCGTCTCGGGAGTAGACGGACCTGGTCGTGGCGTTCACGACCACACGGCGGGCGAGCGCGCCGATCAGTGGCACGCGGAACAGCCGCTCGAGCCTCGGCACGGTGCCGAGGTAGAACATCGTCTCCTCGGTGGTCCACGTGACGAGCACCTCGAGACCCGGTGCCCGGCGGATCCACGCCGCGGGGATGTCGGCCTCGACGGGCAGGGGCGCGCGGCCGTACTCGGTGCCGAAGGCCATGCTCGAGCGGAGCCCGAACCCCGAACCCGCCTGCTTCGCGACGAGTTGCAGCGCACCGAGCTCGTCGGTCGTGGCATCCGCCGGGATCTCGCCGATGGCCGCGCGCATCTTCGCCTGCATCTCGTCGCGGTCGGTGCGGATGCCGAAGGGCGCGCTCTGCAGCACGACCCGCGTGATCAGCCCGTCGGTGCCGTCGGCGGCGAGCACGTGCGCGAGCGCGTCGGCGCCCGACGACTGCCCGAACACCGTGACCTGCTCGGGGTCGCCGCCGAAGCCGGCGATATGCTCGCGCACCCAGCGGAGCGCGGTGATGACGTCGAGCAGCCCGAGGTTCGCGGGCCGGTGCGTGCCGCCGACTGCTCCGCCTGGGGCCCTGCCGGTCGCGGTGTCGGGGGTGCCGTCGCCGATGAACCCGAGCAGTCCGAGCCGGAATGTGGGCGCCACGACGAGCACGCCGTGCTCGCGCGCGAGCGCCGACGGGTCGAATCCGGGCAGGTCGCCCGCGTTCGAGACGTGGGCGCCGCCGTGGATCCACACCATGACCGGCACCGGGCCGTCGAGGTCGGCGGGGCGCGTGATCGTGACGCGAAGGCAGTCCTCGTCGAAGGTGGCGCCCTCGAGCGGTTCGCCGAGCACGGCCGCGCTCGGGCTCGGCGGCTGCGGGCACGCGATCGTCGTGAACTGCAGGTCGGCGGATGACGCGGGGTCGGGGTCGACGGCCTCGGCGGGCGCGAACCGGGCGGCCCGCGCGTAGCGGATGTTGCGGATGCGCTGCACGCCGTCGTCCTCGACGGCCAGGAACGCGCCCCACGGCGTCTCGACGTTGGCGAGGTCGGGGAGCCGGTCCTGTGCTCGCGCGGAGAGGTCGGTCATCGCACGATTCTGCCGCAGGAGGGGGCTCCGCGGCCATCATCACGTGCGACCGGAATCGTGCGCGGCGGCCATCCGCCGGGTTCGATCCTGGTCAGACGGCGTCGCGGCGATCGGCGGAAGGGGCCGGTCCGCCGCGGGCACCGATGCGGTGGATCAGGCGACGTCGGCCGCGTCGGCCGGGTCGGGAGCGCTCGCGAGGTCGCTCGCGACATCCGCGTACTCGGTGTCGACGAGGATCGGCAGGTGATCGCTCGAGCCGCGCGGCAGGGTCTCGACCTTGCGGATCGTGAAGCCCGCCGAGGTCGCGAGGTCGAAGTGGCCGCGGAAGAACTTGTAGCGCGTGTAGGTGCGGCTGTCGCTGAGCGTCAGGTCGTAGCCCGCCTCGCGCACCTTCTCGGCGAGGTTGTCCTTGAAGATCGGGTAGTTGTAGTCGCCGACCATGAGGGTCGGCAGGTTCGGGCCGAGCAGTTGCAGCTCGCCGAGCGCGGCCTTGATCTGGTGGCGGCGGAGCGAGTTCAGCGCCGTGAGTGGAGCGGCGTGGAACGACGCCACGATCGCCTCGCGCTCGTGCACGCGGTCGAACACGAGGGCGCCCAGCAGTCGCTCATGAGCGGGCCGCAGCACGCGGTCGTGCATCGACTTCTTCAGGGCGACCGTGCGGAGCTTCCGAACCTCGATGCGGTCGGGCCGGTAGTAGACGGCGAGGCCGAGGCGGCTGCCGACGGTCGAGTGCGCGAGGCGAAGCCGACCGACGTGCTCGGCGAGGTCGAGCGTGTCGCATTCCTGCAGGCACACGACGTCGGGCGAGTAGCGCTCATCGAGCGCCGCGAGTTCGGAGATCGCGCGATGCTTGCGGAGGTTGTAGCTGATCACCAGCATCCGATCAGAATATGACCTCGTCGTGTTTTCGGCTGGGGGTTGCGTGGCATTTCACGACGTGTTCACAGGTGCACCGGAGTGGCAGGATGGCAGGCATGCTGCGTCGCGATGTCGGGAGCCCGTCATGAGCGAGGTCGTCGACGCCCGCGCCGAACTCCTCGCCCTCTGTGAACGGGGCATCACGTGGCACACCGACGTGCCCCGGTGGGCGACGGATGCCGCAGACCGGCGCCCGGCCGCCGTGCTCGTGCTCTTCGGGGTGCTCGACGACCTGCCGGCGAGGGCCGGCGCCACGGCGCACGACACCGCATCCGCGCCGGTCGCCCGCGACCTCGACGTGCTGCTGCTGCGCCGGGCGTCGACGCTCGGCAGCCACCCGGGCCAGATCGCGTTCCCCGGCGGGCGCATCGAGGAGTCCGACGACGGGCCCGTCGCCGGAGCGCTCCGCGAGGCCGCCGAGGAGACCGGCGTCGATCCGGCCGACGTCGAGCCGCTCGGCACGCTCGCCCCGCTTCCGGTGCCGGTGAGCAATCACCTCGTGACGCCGGTGCCCGGCTGGTGGATGAGGCCGTCGGAGGTCGCGGCCGTCGATCACGACGAGTCGGTCGAGGTGTTCCGGGTGCCGGTGGCCGACCTGCTCGACCCGGCCAATCGCGGCAGCACCGAGATCACCTTCGGCGGCAAGGTCTACCGCGGGCCCGCGTTCACCGTGGGCGGTCGCGTCGTGTGGGGCTTCACCGCGCTCGTGCTCGCCCGCATGTTCGACGAGCTCGGGTGGACCGAGCCGTGGAACGAGGATCGCATCGTGGAGCGCGACGACCTGTCGCAGTGAATGGGGGGAGCGGCATGAGGATCGCCGTCGCCGGTCTCGCTGCCCGGCAAGCAGTTCGCCGCCATGCGCCGCGGCGAGACGCTGCCCGGCCCCAACGCCGTGCTCGCGACGCAGACGTTCGACGCCTGGCTCGGCGAGCACGCGACCCGCGCTACGGCGTGATCTCGTCGAGGTAGGCGTGGGCCTCGACCGTGATCGAGGCCCATCGATCCACGCCGTCGGCGTATGGCACGACGGCCCACTCGCGCATCGGCCGGCCGCGCATGACCATGTTGTCGAGCCGCAGCTCCTCGATGCGCTCCTCCGGCAGCTTCACGACGAGGCGCCCGTCGGTCGCGACGAACGCGAAGAGCTTGCCCCGCACCGAGTAGCCCTCCGAGCCGAACATGCGGCCGACCGCGACATCCGATCGCTCCCTGAGCTCGGTGGTGACCTGTTCGAGCCGCTCGAGCCCCCGCGCGCGATCGTCCATGGGGCGAGGGTACGCCGTCGCCCGGCCGGCCGGTACGCCGTCGGCGGGTCAGCCGTTCGCGCCCGGGTCGAGCCGCACCATCCACCGGGCGGGCTCGGCGATCGGCTCGAAGCCGAACTTCGCGTAGAGGCCGTGCGCGTCGGCGGTCGCGAGCATCATGCGGCGCAGGCCCAGCGGCTCGAGGTCGGCGACCACGCCCTCGATGAGCCCGACGCCCACGCCGTTGCCCCGCGCCGACGGATCGACGTACACGTCGCACAGCCAGGCGAACGTCGCACCGTCGGTGACGACGCGTGCGTACGCGACCTGTGCGCCGGATGCCTCGTCGAAGACGCCGTAGTTGCGGGATCCGTCGATGGCGGCCTCCTGGCGCTCGCGCGGGCGGCCGAGCGCCCAGTATGCGTCGGTCGAGAGCCAGCGGTGCACTCGCTCGCGGTCGAGGTCGTCGGGGTCGGCGGAGAAGCGGAATCCGGGCTGCATCCCACCATCATCGGGCATCCGCGGTTCCCGTCGGAGCCGCCCACGCGCCGACGCTACTTCGACATGTCGAAGCCCGTGACCGCCTCACCGGCCTGCGAGTACACGAGCAGCACGGCCCCATTCGGGAACGGCCTGGGCGGCTCTACCGGCGTGAACGCCGCCGGAACGCCGAAGTCGCCGTCGAAGAGCCGCTTGCCCGAGCCGAGCGCGACGGGATACAGGTAGAGGTTCAGGCGGTCGACGAGACCCGCCGCGATGAGCGACCGCGCGAGGTCGCCGCTGCCCACGACGTGGATGTCCTCGAAGCGGTCCTTGAGCGCCCGCACCTCCTCGACGTCCGAGAGGGCCGTCGTGCCCTCCCACCCCGGATCCGAGAGCGTGCGCGAGACGACGAACTTCGGCATCCCGTTGAACTTCACGGCGATCGGCTCGTCACCCCGGTGGGGCCAGAACGCGGCGAAGATGTCGTAGGTGCGGCGGCCGAGCAGCAGGGCGTCCATGCGGTCGATGCCCTCGCCGATCGCGGCGCCGTTCTCGTCGTCGAGGTAGTGCCCCTGCCAACCGCCGAACGCGAAGCCGCCCGACTCGTCCTCATCAGGGCCCCCGGGACCCTGGTAGACCCCGTCGAGCGTGATGAACAGGTCGACCGAGATGGTTCCCATGATGCTCCCTCGCAGTTCCGTGGTCGCCGGTCGCCCGGCTCGCGCGTCGCCCCGGCGGGCGTCGGCGCGACCCATCATAGGAAACGCATCGTCGCTCCACAGGGGGTTGCGGGATGCCCGGGACACACTCGCTGCATGCCCCAGCACGACAGCCGGGCCCGCGAGAGGAGCACGACATGACGACCGACCCCCGCTGGATCGACGAGCACGGCGACGAGATCGACGAGGACCACCGCGGGCTCGTCTACGACATCCGCACGCTCGTCGACCGCAGGCGCGCCCTCGGCATCTTCGGCGGCGTCGGCCTCACCGCGCTGCTCGCGGCGTGCTCGGCCGATCCGCCCGAGCAGACGGCGAGCGCCGCGCCGAGGGCGTCGGCCTCGGCATCCGCGACCCCCTCGCCGTCGGCGTCGGCCGCGGCATCCGGACCGCTCGACGAGGTGCCCGACGAGACGGGCGGCCCCTACCCGGCCGACGGCTCGAACGGTGTCAACGTGCTCGACGACTCGGGCATCGTGCGCCGCGACATCCGCTCGTCGTTCGGATCGTCGTCGACGGTCGCCCAGGGCGTCCCGCTCACGATCGCGCTCACGGTGCGGGATGCCGCGACCGGCAGCGCGCTCGTCGGCGCCGGCGTGTACCTCTGGCACTGCGACCGCGACGGCGGCTACTCGCTGTACTCGAACGGGCTCGAGGGCGAGAACTACCTGCGCGGCGTGCAGCAGACCGACGCGAACGGCACGGTGACCTTCACCTCGATCTACCCGGCCTGCTACACGGGCCGCTGGCCGCACATCCACTTCGAGGTCTACTCGGACGTCGCGACCGCCGTCGCGAGCGGCCCCATCGTGAAGACCTCGCAGATCGCGCTGCCCGAGGAGGCGAACGCCCTCGTCTACGCGACCGCCGGCTACGAGCAGAGCGTGCGCAACATGGCGCAGACGAGCCTCGCGAGCGACAACGTGTTCAGCGACGACGGCGGCATCCACCAGATCGCGAACATGTCGGGCTCGGTCGCCGCCGGGTATGCGGCGGCGCTCACGATCGGGGTGTGAGCGGGTTCGGAGCGGTGCGGATGTCGCGGGCCGGCGCCTGCGGTGCGGATGCCGGTGGCAGGTGCCTCGGCGTCAGCGGGCTCTGAACCGCCGAACGGCCTCGGTCGCCACCTCGTGGTCGATGACATCGGGTTCGCCCGAGACCGTGATCGTGCCGACGAGCTCGCCCTTGACGCGGATCGGCAGCGAGCCGCCGTGCGCCCGCAGGGCGTCGTGGTCGACGTCGTCGCGCTCGCCGAACGGCGTGCCGGCCTCGTCGTGGCGTCGCCGCACGAGCAGCGACGGCTCGCCGAACCGCTCGACCACGGCGGCCTTGCCCGCCAGCCACTCGTCGTTGTCGGGCCCGGTCTCGCGCAGCTTCGCCTGGAACACGAGGTCGCCCCGCAGCACCACGCGCACCGCCAGGTTGAGCCGCCGCTGGCGGATCACCTCGATGGCGGTGACCCCGAGGTCGACCGCATCGTCGTTGACGAAGGCGTCGACGTCGAGTTGCGGTTGCGCCTCGAGATCGGCGACGGTGAAGACGGGAAGTTCGGACATGAAGTCTCCTCACGGGCGGGCTGGGCCAAGAGTAGTGGCGGCGACGCCGTTCGGGCGAGCGGATGTCGGCGAGCGTCGGGTGAGACGGCGACGGCGGTTGCGACGTCGGCGGTGGGTGCGAGACTGGCCACGTGCTGCTCGCAGAGCTCGTCACCACTGCCCAGGCCGTCACCGCCACGCGATCGCGGCTGGCGAAGATCGAGGCGCTCGCCGACCTCCTCGCGAGGCTCGAGCCCGACGAGGTCGTGCCCGCGATCGGCCTGCTCGTCGGCAAGCCCCGCCAGGGGCGGCTCGGCGTCGGGTGGAGGGGCGTCGCATCCGCCACGTCGTCGACGACGCCCGCGGCCGAGGCGACGCTCACCGTCGACGGGCTCGACGCTGCGTTCGAGCGGCTGGCCGCGGCATCCGGCACAGGGTCGAGCCTCGACCGCACCCGCGAGCTGCACGACCTGCTCGCGGCGGCGACGGCCGACGAGCAGGAGTTCATCGCCAGGGCGCTGCTCGGCGAGATGCGAACCGGCGCGCTCGCGGGCGTGCTCGCCGACGCGGTCGCGAAGGCCGCCGACCGCCCGCCGGCGAGCGTGCGGCGAGCGGCGATGCTGCAGGGCGACCTCGGCGCCACGGCCCTGCTCGCGCTCACCGGCACGGCCGACGAGCTCGAGGCGGTCGGCCTCGTGGTCGGGCGCCCGGTGCAGCCCATGCTCGCGGCGACCGCGTCGAGCGCCGCCGCCGCCCTCGAGACCACGGGCGAGGCCTCCGTCGAGTACAAGCTCGACGGCGCGCGCATCCAGGTGCACCGACGCGGCGACGACGTGCGCGTGTACACCCGCAACCTCGCCGACGTGACCCACCGGCTGCCAGAGGTCGTCGACGTGGTGCGCTCGCTGCCCGTGCGCGACGTGATCCTCGACGGCGAGACGCTCGCGCTCGACGAAGATGGCGGGCCGCGCCCGTTCCAAGAGACGATGTCGCGCTTCGGTGCCGATGCCGCGCGCGAGACGCTGCTGCATCCGTGGTTCTTCGACGTGCTGCACGTCGACGGGCGCGACCTGCTCGACGAGCCGTTGTCGACGCGCATCGCCGAGCTCGAGCGCATCGCGTCGTCGCACCGCATCCCCGGCGAGATCACCGCCGACCCCGAGGTCGCCGAACGCGTCTCCCGCGAGGCGCTCGCCGCGGGCCAGGAGGGCGTCGTCGTCAAGGCGATCGACGCGCCCTACGCTGCCGGCCGCCGCGGCGCGAGCTGGATCAAGGTCAAGCCCGTGCACACGTACGACCTCGTGGTGCTCGCCTGCGAATGGGGCTCCGGCCGGCGCACGGGCCTGCTGTCGAACCTGCATCTCGGGGCGCTCGACGCGGTCGGCGAGTTCGGCGAGCCCGGGTCGTTCGTCATGGTCGGCAAGACGTTCAAGGGCCTCACCGACGAACTGCTGCGCTGGCAGACCGAGCGGTTCCCCGAGATCGAGACCCGCCGCACCGCGAACACGGTCTTCGTCGAGCCGATCACCGTCGTCGAGATCGCGATCGACGGCGTGCAGCGCTCCAGTCGCTACCCGGGCGGCATCGCGCTGCGCTTCGCCCGCGTCAAGCGCTATCGCGACGACAAGCCGCCTGCCGAGGCCGACACGATCCAGACCCTGCGCGGCCTGCTGCCCGCCTGACGGTCGCTGAGTCCCGACTCTTCGTTCCCACGACGGCTCGCGGCTTCACGGGAGTTCCGCACGCGGGCGTGAAGCCGCAAGACGTCGTGGGAATGCGGGGTGCGCACACGGCGTGGCGGCGCCCGCGCTCCGGGCGTAGCCTGCGCCTATCGGACGGCGGCGGGGGCCGCACCCGACCTGACATCTGGGGGAGACCATGGCAAGCCTCGTCGTGCACTTCGAGATCCACGCGTCGGAGCCGCAGCGGCTCATCGACTTCTACTCCGAACTGCTGGGCTGGAGCTTCACGCAGTTCGGCGACATCCCGTACTGGTCGATCTCGACCGGCGAGGGCGCGATCGGCAACGTGACCGGCGAGCCGGGGTTCGGCATCAACGGCGGCCTCACGCAGCGGCTCGGCCCGAAACCCGAGGTCGGCGCACCGGTGACCGGGGCGAACTTCGTCGTCGGCGTCGAGGAGATCGACGCGACCTTCGCGAAGGGCCTCGCGCTCGGGGCGATCGAGGCCCTGCCGCTCGACGACATGCAGGGCGTCGGCCGGGTCGGCTACCTGCTCGACCCCGACAACAACGTGTTCGGGCTCATCTCGCCGATCCTCTCCGACGGCACGAGCACGATGGGCCCCGTCGCCGACTGAGGGCTCCGGCCCGGCTCACGCCCCGCGGACGCCACCGAAGCGTTCGGCGAGAGGACGACTTCGGGCGGTTCCGCGGCGTCGGGCACCGCCCGAAGCCGTCCTCTCGGCAACGCCCGGGGTGTTGGGCGCCCGCGCCGTGGCGGAGGGTCACGGTCGCGCAACGACCCCGCGGCGCACGCCCGTGCGCAGGATCCGCTCAGCCGCGCGCTCATATGCTGGAGGCCATGCTCGCGCTCATTCGCCACGGCCAGACCGACTGGAACTTCGCCGGACGGCTGCAGGGACGAACCGACATCCCCCTCAACGCCGTGGGCCGCGCGCAGGCTCGTGCCGCGGCATCCGCCTACGCCGGTGGCTACTGGGAGGCCGTCGTGAGCTCGCCGCTGGGGCGTGCGCGCGAGACCGCGGAGATCCTGGCCGACGCCATCGACCTGCCGTTCACGGGCACGTACGACGAGCTGATCGAGCAGGAGTTCGGCGAGGCCGAGGGCGTTGCCGTCTCCGAGCTGTCGACGCGCTGGCCCGACCGGGCGTTCCCGGGCAAGGAGGCCGACCACGAGGTCGCCGCGCGCGGCGTGCGGGGGCTGCACCGCATCGCCCTCGACCACGACGGCCGGCACGTGCTCGCCATCGCGCACGGCACGTTCATCCGCCAGACGCTCTCGAGCATCTCGGGCCACGACGCCCGCCACTACCCGCGCTTCGACAACCTGTCGTCGTCGGTGCTGCAGTTCGCGAACGCCGAATGGCATGTGCGCACCGTCGCCGACGTGCCGTACCTCGAGGCCGCACTGGCGATCGAGCGCCGTGCGGCAGAGGCCCAGCAGGCCGCGTAGCGCCCACGCGTCGCGCGTGTTTCGGTTCGGAGTCGGAACGCGCGCCGACGGGCTCATGGCCGTCGCGCAGACGTAGACTCCGAAAATGGAGCCACCGGTCAGCACGACTCTGGTCGTGGTCGGCGACGAGGCGTCGCAGGCCATCCGTTCACTCGAGCGCTTTCCGAACGTGCAGGCCGCGAGCCTCACGGATGCCTCGGATGAAGACGTCGTGCGCTGGTCGGCCGCATCCAGTGCACCCTACGTCGTGCACGACCACGATCCGCTCGGACACGTGGCCGCGGCCTGGGTGGAGTTCTTCGACGACCTCTCCACCTTCGGGGTGCTCGAACTCGAGATCGAGCGCGCACTCGATGCCGCCGGGCGGCGCGAGATGAACGTGCCCGACTACTACGTCGTGCTGCATCCCGAGGGGCTGCCGGTCACGTGGAAGCACTGGTGGCTCGGCGTGCTCGCCGCCGAATCGCCGACCCGTGTCATCCCGTGGCCGTCTGCGGATGCCTCGCTCGCGGCACTGCTCCGGCGGCTGCCGACCGGTCGGGCCTGGCCCGAGGTGCAGGCCTGGCTGCCGCGGGTGCCGATGTCGGTGCCCGACCTGGTGGGGCTGCGTGCGCCCGAGGCCCGCGTCGACGGCGAGTCGGGTGCGCCCTCCTGATTCGCGCATGAGCGTCGGGCGAGCCGACGCCCGCCCCGGGTGACCGGTGCGGGCGTCGTGTCGTGCGTCGCGCGTGGATTCAGCGGCATCCGCTCACGCGTCGGCGGGGGTCTCTGCGGTCTGGGCGACCGCGTGCTCGAGCGCCCAGGTGAGGGCGTACTCGGCGACCTCTTCCCAGCCGTCCTGCGAGACGATGCGGTGCGTGCGGCCTGCGAACTCCTGGTACTCGACGACCGAGGGGCTGCCGGTGGCGTGGTACTTCTTCACGATGGCCTTGCCGATGGCCGGCGGCACGACGTGGTCGATCTCGCCGGTGATGACGAGCAGCGGGGCGCGGTCGGCCTTGGCGTAGTCGACGTGGCTGACGCCGCCCTTCTCGTTGAAGGCGCCCGCGACGCCCTCGAAGAACACCCGGTTGTACGAGTTCACCGCGAACTCCTCCCAGATGGCGTCGGATTCGGCCCGCGAGAGGTCGTTGCCGAAGGTGAAGTGGAAGTGGCCCTTCGAGATGGGCTTCGCGCCGTTCTTGTCGAACGGGTTGGCGAGGATCGGGAACCCGGTGCGCA contains:
- a CDS encoding VOC family protein, with protein sequence MASLVVHFEIHASEPQRLIDFYSELLGWSFTQFGDIPYWSISTGEGAIGNVTGEPGFGINGGLTQRLGPKPEVGAPVTGANFVVGVEEIDATFAKGLALGAIEALPLDDMQGVGRVGYLLDPDNNVFGLISPILSDGTSTMGPVAD
- a CDS encoding histidine phosphatase family protein; this translates as MLALIRHGQTDWNFAGRLQGRTDIPLNAVGRAQARAAASAYAGGYWEAVVSSPLGRARETAEILADAIDLPFTGTYDELIEQEFGEAEGVAVSELSTRWPDRAFPGKEADHEVAARGVRGLHRIALDHDGRHVLAIAHGTFIRQTLSSISGHDARHYPRFDNLSSSVLQFANAEWHVRTVADVPYLEAALAIERRAAEAQQAA
- a CDS encoding heme-degrading domain-containing protein gives rise to the protein MSELPVFTVADLEAQPQLDVDAFVNDDAVDLGVTAIEVIRQRRLNLAVRVVLRGDLVFQAKLRETGPDNDEWLAGKAAVVERFGEPSLLVRRRHDEAGTPFGERDDVDHDALRAHGGSLPIRVKGELVGTITVSGEPDVIDHEVATEAVRRFRAR
- a CDS encoding alpha/beta hydrolase; this encodes MTSTDKTPIVLVHGLWMTPKSWNTWAEYFEARGHQVIRPGWPGIDDREVADIRSNPEALKNIGLKQIADHYERIIRALPQKPIIMGHSFGGLLTQMLADRDRDLGVAYVGVTPGQPAGITTLPPSTLRTGFPILANPFDKNGAKPISKGHFHFTFGNDLSRAESDAIWEEFAVNSYNRVFFEGVAGAFNEKGGVSHVDYAKADRAPLLVITGEIDHVVPPAIGKAIVKKYHATGSPSVVEYQEFAGRTHRIVSQDGWEEVAEYALTWALEHAVAQTAETPADA
- a CDS encoding ATP-dependent DNA ligase, with the translated sequence MLLAELVTTAQAVTATRSRLAKIEALADLLARLEPDEVVPAIGLLVGKPRQGRLGVGWRGVASATSSTTPAAEATLTVDGLDAAFERLAAASGTGSSLDRTRELHDLLAAATADEQEFIARALLGEMRTGALAGVLADAVAKAADRPPASVRRAAMLQGDLGATALLALTGTADELEAVGLVVGRPVQPMLAATASSAAAALETTGEASVEYKLDGARIQVHRRGDDVRVYTRNLADVTHRLPEVVDVVRSLPVRDVILDGETLALDEDGGPRPFQETMSRFGADAARETLLHPWFFDVLHVDGRDLLDEPLSTRIAELERIASSHRIPGEITADPEVAERVSREALAAGQEGVVVKAIDAPYAAGRRGASWIKVKPVHTYDLVVLACEWGSGRRTGLLSNLHLGALDAVGEFGEPGSFVMVGKTFKGLTDELLRWQTERFPEIETRRTANTVFVEPITVVEIAIDGVQRSSRYPGGIALRFARVKRYRDDKPPAEADTIQTLRGLLPA